The genomic stretch AATTTAGTATATTGACTTACctaatcgaacccaagacttcaCGCTCAAAAGCACAAcaatacaaattacaatcagTACGCCACAAACGACACGTCATGACGTGCCGTGACGTGTCGTGACGTGCCGTGACGTGCCGCGACGTGCCGTGTCATTACCATCAAACGCGCGTTAGTGCGACACGCGGCTCTGACACTTTGATCATTACTGATGGATTAATTATACCGACACTACTTTGGGAGACCTTTGGCttacatattacattattaatctAACGAAAGGATATATTTCTAGagtgaattaattaatttaaaactgtaaGATACCTATGCACTACGCATATGAGTGCCATACGAGTATTCATACGATTTTTCGCGTATAAAACCCTTTATCCTACATTTCAGTCTCATTATTACtggtttttgaaaaatgttacgtaTTTTTAATCCTGGATCTTGaactttcattaaaatcggtggAGTGGTTTAGCATAGTGACATTTAGGTAACTAATCACtcaattttattcttttattagtATTCTGACTGATATACGACTACCTTCTTTCTGATGACTAccttcaccttcgggtataacaagacTGATTCTATTTAGTCGTATGGTtgatggtcaacctagtgtcaaagttgttcaagccgcccgaagggcCTTTCACATGGTTCATGGTGcacttcgaagcacggagacgctcagtttaaatatgactatgcggtcacccatgcATAGATTGAGcgcgccaagagttgcttaaaccactgatcgtttaccatCCGGTAACTGGATAAGATTGATGTATGTACTGTAATTGCGATGCTCATATAGATAATTATCATCAAGATAGTATCATATTGATAGAGACAACATCAATGGTATCCCACTAAGTTCATTAGGGCATGTGTTGATTCAAGCCAGTGCAATTTCGATGAAATTCTATTAAGCCGGACAATGTCGTGCGTAATAGCTATGAGATGGATATCACTAGTTATGtggtttgtttgaaaattatacCTTATTTGTGTACAGTTAGAGTTGAAGTTACAGtgggaaaatattttgaatttatatgAACGATTGAGTGAGTTAAGTGATGCTTTTGTGGTGTGTATTTTGATGGGTGGACACTTAGTTGtattaaagtaaagttttacgtgttttaaaagattataaGATAATATTTGTAGCCCCATTTAATATGGGATTAATACTTTTCAGTAGGAGATCGTGGCTAAATAACATCAGTCAACGTGAATCGATCTctcaagttaagctacgcttgctgagcttgttccgtggatgggtgaccgcattatacataccgagttacTTCGGGTTTTATTAAgtattcaaagatctttgttagtcgttaccagtagttagaagcataaaagtctgacaaccagtcttaccgagagatattgtgttataacccaggtaactgggttgtggaggtccaataggcagtcgctccatgtaaaatactggtatccagctgcatcggGTAAGACTGgcagccgactccaacatagttggaagaaaggatGGGCTGATGAAGACATTTGTAGACTTTAAACTgcttcaaatttatttttcgtattcCGAAATACGTTTACGATTATCAAAATTAACGATTTTATCCCTATTAGGAATGTAGAACCAATGAGAAGAGActtcaaattacaaattaaataattcattctTTAAGTCTGGGCTATTTATAGTCGGAGCATCTGCATTAGTAATGTTCAGATACTAATTAACTTGTCAGGAAAAGGTAATTAGTTTTTCAATGtgaaaaagttataattaatattggtaACTAGGTAAGGTATAAGAATACAGAAAGTCTGGGATATAAATCTACggtagaaaaatatataataacgCCCCTGTGCCAAGTTTGCTAGGTTCAATTCTCACAcgaaacatacttatttataagtgtATCGAAAGGCTGGGTAAGCCTTCCGATATACATATGTCAGACACGTTACTTAACTCCCAGCTCAAAAATCCCGGAAATTGGAACAATCTAAAAACATTTCTTCAAACACGGGAATCAAATCTAAGTCATCGTAATCAGCAGATACTGAGCTTATCATTTGGACCACAATGGCAAtagaaatattaagtatttaagttttttttaaagacttgtgtcgcggggacttttacaaacatacaaacaacggacacaaagtacaatcgacccgggacaattatttgtggatcgcaccaATAAGTGTCAGgagcgggaatcgaacccacgaccttctgacacaatggtagcgacgtgggtacctaaaccactgcgcaacGTAAATGTATGTCAATATTTTGAGTCACTTACTTGAATATGTCAGCAACTTTAGTCATGGTATCGTTAAGATATTGTGTTTTATGTTCCATGTTAGTTCTGAGGACCTCGGTCTTCCCTCTCTGTTCCTCCACCTGTTGTTGTAATTTAGCCAGCTTGTTCTGTCTCGTTTCTTCTGCGTTCTCATTCCAGTCTCGGCGGTCACCTGTGGATTGTCaggattttattactaaatttataaaaaggaGAAGAGATTTTAAACGTcacctgggaatcaaactcgagacccccataaataaattttgagtAGATTTTGCGTTCAGTGCCTAACGGTTTAGAAGTGTTGCAAGCTTGTTTTCATTTATCGCTTATGTCCTGATAGCCTATCAATCATCTAAATCAACTCATCAATTCAGTTTTCATCCAAGACCATGCCAAAACGTTcgcatttaatttataataataattagttaaaagCTCAAACACTGGAGTCTatccttcttattcataaacacactataaaccaattttagttaaacaactactacaatatgttttctcttttacattttgctaaggagtgaaagaaacaaaactctttataagcctttcataacttcacattttttatgaataagagccTATATTCCATCCCAAGATATAACTTATCACCCTGCTAAATCGTATCCTAATTGATTCaatatgaggcgcccatagccagttacgctcaccggtcggtaaacgatctgtgggtaaagcaaccgttggcgcggtcattccatagatgggtgaccgcatagtggtatttgaactgggcgtctccgtgcttcggagggcacgtaaaaagtcggtcccggttgttgtcgattaagataacagtcgttaagtcacgtcaaaggccttcgggcgacttgaacaactttgacactaggttgaccactaaccatacgataagaagaagaagattgatTCAATGGGTTTCACATAAGATTAGGACAagatacaaattaatatttgcaAAACTAAGTatttggtggactcaaggcctaacccctccctcattacgggaggagacccttgcccagccgtgagacattaatgggttaaggGTGGTTAATTAAGGGTTTGGTTTGTCTTACAAGCATCCTGACGTATACGCTTAACATCACGGCGTAGCACTTCGTTCTCAGCACAGAAGTCTGTCAACAGTTTGTATATGGAGTCGTTCTGCTGCTCCCGCTGTGTAAACTGCTTGATGATAGACTTCGGGTCTGAACTCTCTGTGTAGTCCTGTGTTTAAATAGGTTGCTTTAGAGTTAATTCAGCAGGTGCAGCTAATAGAGCCATATCGAACTTATGGCAAACTACACTGCAAATCGTCTTTTGGCGTTTAGCGGACATGTTGTCGAACTTTTGGGCTGTTACTGTAAAAACATTAAGTAATACTTTGTCCCGCGTATTAAATGTTACTTAGCCATCCATAGGTTCATATGAAGAATGGACCGAaaattatgagaaaaaaatattattctattttttttaataagagtgtttttttattattattattagttttgcaTATATATGTTAGAttctttttacttaaaattcgCTTATCTCGGAAATCTTGCCGAGGATAACTGGACGAGCTGTATAAATTATGCCTGTCGTTCATAATAGGTTTTCttttcaaaagtttattttcacatttcatAGTTCGTTAAAATAACGTTCCGTTACATATCATATATGCATCTGAAGCCGATAAAAGCGTGTTAAAAAGTATACTTACACAAATATCTTCAAACAGTTTACTAAAGTATTGATACTGTTCTCGTATCTCAGCTTCTTCCCTTCTCTCCTGTTCTTCTTCCCGTCGCTTCTGCTTCTCGTTGATTCTCGTCAGACCCTTAGTGGCTAAGAAGTGGTATAGTTTCAGCTCGTGGTCGTAGGCTTTTATTAGATCTCGCATTtcctagaaaaatatttaggttttatttatgcATCCTAAAAGAACCTTCTTACGAGATACATTAATAAAAACCAGAATTTGCTGTTGGAGGGTCAGTGTCTCAACTTATGATTAAGTCTTAGATAAATTATCTGCCAGATTAATGAATTACTACTGTCAGAATTCCATCTGATAAGGAATCTGATAGATTTTTAAAAGCGGTGAAACCAAGCATAACATTTTTATCCGTccacatctaatatataaaattctcgcgtcacagttttcgttgccatactcctccgaaacggcttgaccgattctcatgaaattttgtgagcatattaagtaagtctgagaattggccaacatctatttttcatacccctaggtgacactttttttatttaggtatatggcataacaacgtttgccaggtcagctagttaatttataattatttatttataacggaCGGACAAAGTTATTtcgatttaataatattaatatagatcaGTACTGGATTGCGCACTTGAATCGGATTTagtacaaaacaatttataataagatAACTTGTAGTGTGACGGGTTGAAATTGATGCTGTGTGTAAATGCATTCATAATAACTGGTATTGGTATTTGGATTAAGTTGACTTACTAATAAATAGCACTCGATAGTAGTTTTATTCAACCGCACTTGTGTCGTTAACATAACCCTCTAAAATAACTCTCCAATAAatgataaaactattaaaagtaGTCAAATAAGAACCGGGCCGAAACCAGATAGTTGTAGAAAAACAGAATACTAATGGCTGGAAGTGAAATCGAACCTACAACGCACTGGTAGCAGCGTGGTAGCTACCCTAACCATTGCTCCTCGGAATGTCgcgacaaataatataattttcggCATGAGCCATTTACATAAAGTGGCAAAGACCCTCAAGAAAGACTATATTTACGTATGAGTATCAAATCCAGGTTGTGATCAAaacctaacgtttcggcgcaggttgaactcgccgtggtcgcaggctaactggagcagcgatgacaggacttcgtgtatatgaggcggacgaatgtccatccaccctcatattttgatttctCCAACCGCTATCACATtatacactaaccgtgtccctattctgtgagctaacctattgcattttaaggtaaaatgcgtgtttgcgttaaatcccgtatcctattatatattaaacatgcaacgcgtgagtttaaaagttatgagtgaCCAGAGAACCACCTTAGTTACTGCACCACGGCATGTCATATCTAACTTTAACGAGCCTAATAAGTCCTTCTCATAATTGATGTAAAAATCTTTTAGAAAGACCTGTACCTGTATCTGCAACATCTGATCAATCTTGCCCTTCTCCTGAATAGACCTCAGCTTGGTGACCCACTCGTCTCTCTGGTCGTAAGCCAAGGTGGAAGATTCGAACAGATCCGATAGGAACTTCTTTCCCTTTCGTAGAGCTCCTATCATTTTGTCCCAGGCTTGGTTGAAAAGTGCCCTGTGTATATGAAAGTAAAACATTTCCATCTAAAAATTTGATCTCCTAGTTCAGAAAATAGGATtcttattttttgaaaatcttgACAATCCATAAGGTGACCGTAGAGACTTTCTAGTTCTATGATATTCTAATCTAAGATTTTCTAGTTCAGAAAAAGAAGAATATTGAGTTCTgaagatatatttaaaaaaatgatttctagttattattacttttcttCTGCATATCAAACACTATGCACGTGCTACTTTGGctatcgcacaaatatttgctctCTGTGAGAATGAAATCCAGAACCTCATTACTTATTatcataaactttaaaatttagttGCATAAACATTgcgtaagtaagtaataaaatgaattattgcAGAGATTGTCTTGATCTTAACGGCGTTTTCCGATTCATGCATTTGACCACGCTTCCAGCAGCAATGATTCTTACCGGTCTATTAACATATGGTTGATCTCTTTCCTTATCTTCTGGTTTTCTGCTTGTACAGCATTGAAGCGAAGCTGGGCTGTCTCCAGTTTGTTCTCAGTTGACACCAGACGATGCTCACTTTGAAGACGACGCTCATTCAACTAAAAGAAAGATTTTACATTATCCCCTTCTTAAAGTCTTGCTGTCTGTGTGTCCTTTTTCCAATGAAGAGTATTGTGCTCCAATAAATGAGCTATCAATAGcattaaatattaggtcggggaaaaagtcttttcgcattatagtttgtatgattttgtaaaaaaaatctctttggcttcaagaatcacaaatgagtacacagttcattaggtttcattcagtgagctcgtgaggtaaccaaatatcgagcttttattacaaattcatacatactataatacgaaaagactttttccccgaccaaatataaatgttaggctatttttcttgtaaataaatcataacagtAACGGAAAAGATCGCCATAAAAACTGGCACCTAGTTTTTAACACAGTTCCTTATAGAAAGTAGTGCCTCAATTCACTATTACCCAGCTTGGTAGACTATGAACTGTTTCATTCTGTAAAAAGACCCGTAGCGAGAGCGGGTTAGTTAAAGGAAGGTACTTACATGTCCTTCTGCTGTGTCAGCGATTTTTCTCCAAACATCAGAATCTTTGTAATTTCTCTGCAGCAGCTCTTCAATTTGTTGAGTGATTGTAGCGCCGCctataacaatatttgtgtatgaaaatacacatTAAAATCGAGCTACTAATTTAGCGCGAATTCTACCGATTATCTAATCATCAGCATCATCATTACTAAGATATCTTTACCTTCACAATCCTGTTCAGTTTCAAGTCTAAGAATGAGCGCGTTCTTTAAATCTTGCTTCATTTTCTTGTCTTTTTTCTTGTGGGCTCCAGATCTTGCTATCTGGATAGAG from Anticarsia gemmatalis isolate Benzon Research Colony breed Stoneville strain chromosome 24, ilAntGemm2 primary, whole genome shotgun sequence encodes the following:
- the LOC142983562 gene encoding coiled-coil domain-containing protein 63-like codes for the protein MDPGSPEHQVNDLEVLRKMEDEHLRLQRQFRNIQMDRLNRIGLHPQFRRQDKLLKTLKADYISYCKDLKIARSGAHKKKDKKMKQDLKNALILRLETEQDCEGGATITQQIEELLQRNYKDSDVWRKIADTAEGHLNERRLQSEHRLVSTENKLETAQLRFNAVQAENQKIRKEINHMLIDRALFNQAWDKMIGALRKGKKFLSDLFESSTLAYDQRDEWVTKLRSIQEKGKIDQMLQIQEMRDLIKAYDHELKLYHFLATKGLTRINEKQKRREEEQERREEAEIREQYQYFSKLFEDICDYTESSDPKSIIKQFTQREQQNDSIYKLLTDFCAENEVLRRDVKRIRQDACDRRDWNENAEETRQNKLAKLQQQVEEQRGKTEVLRTNMEHKTQYLNDTMTKVADIFNMLDCSLEPFQNLLGDKHPSLYQLGLTLLLITEKIKEYKEIVCYNERIVQKKAVKISYVQKKYTISTKLPTMLAPLPITVRVPAETCPACVETRWLSRISDGIELPLDKQGVREALAELSADPAYLPSDRIHTLTDCKVPRSRAILAMRYMN